The nucleotide window attgacAGTAAGACAACTCATTCATAATCAAGCGGcacattattaaaaatttaaataaaaacagacgaaatacatacaattttattaaaactaaaattaacttAAGAAATACATGACAACAAACAACTaacaaaagagttttttttacattaatatttttattattattcatcatcattatatatttaattacatGCAATGTAATGTAATACACAACTCCCACTCCCGacattgtttacaaattgtttatatttgtttactagTAGATATTTACATTCAATTAATCGAAGTAGTTGTAGTAATTTAGACATTATACAAAAAAACCTTCATTacaattagtttttttaaaccgtATTAATTAGttctttgtttaaatataaagtttttatatggACTAAAAGACTACACGAGTCACTTGCACAAATACGACTTTGTGCAAGTCAGTTGCACTTTGTGCTTCTTATACTAGTAGGTTCCTAAAACGATAATGTTCTCCCCCTTTAGGACATCTCTAAATCAGAGATGTCCAAAGCTAAAAATGTATTTGTGTTGGTGAGCGAAAGAGAGAGTTCCACTGAAAAGTTTAGTGAACTAAATAAAagatgtcaatatttttaaggctttatttgttaacaataatCAAGTCAACAATCTAAATCAAATTGTCATAGCTCAATAATTGAGATTtcgatattaataattttcgacaaatttgcaaatttgcaaatatttaaaatattttttttttaaataattactttgacttgataaaatcatttcaaatctgaaaaaaaaatgttcacagaAGTAAATTGAGGGAAAAAACCATACAACacttcaatgattttttaaagttcgaaatatattaaaaaatctaaatatttctttcagtgatcatggaaaataaatttaaaaaacagcagTACACCCGCTTAGTATGTGCTTTTGTCGCTGTCTCAGTGACTACTAAACAAAagagaacaagtaagagagctatattgcGCCaaattcttatatacccttcaccaaattatacttcaaaataaaaatttcaaatatttttaggtgaacaaaatttattttttttccaaagttgtttttttaattttttttttgctttttcaattttttttaatattcagcgaaaaaaaaacttttggtgaacaaaaattcgggttaaaaaatatttttacgattttgacccattgttggtccaacttgctatggtcttatatacgtcgttgcaaaggtctttgaaatatatatcattagatatccatattgtctatattaacttagtaatccagatataggtcaaaaataggtcctggttttttccttatatctcagtcatttgttgaccgattttaaatagcatccgagccggaagaattccttATGAATCGtctatgtaagttatttgggggcttcggaaagttgatttcaacagacagacggacatggcttaatcgactccgctatctataaggatccagaatatatatactttatagggtcggaaaattatattgtggaaattacaaacggaatgacaaacttatatatgtatacccttcttacgaaggtgaagggtatatttaATAAGAAAATGTGTGTGGTTGGcttgcacaattgtgctatgaaaTGGACATCAATGCTCTAaatagactccgctatctattagGATCCGAAATACTTTGTGTTatcgcaaatgaaaattgtagaaattacaaacttatatacaacaACCTTATCATTCATGGTGAAGGGTTGAACTATTTGCGTTAGTATATTTACAATGATGTAATAGTTCCGATTTTTTTACAGCAAAGAGTGAATACCTTTTTCGTTGCATTTTGCTGCCTTCTTAAAAAAGAATACTCGTATTATTCTTAACGTTCGTAAAGTCGGAGTGAAACTAAAGGGTTCGTTCGTAAATGCAGTAATAGTGCATTAATGTTTAGTGTTCCCAATATCCGGGACTTTTTCCATTCtcgagaaataataaaaaaaatatgttaaccctctaatgcttaagcatgcctcaaggcacttatcgcaaaatgccaataaatgcaaatataacttaTATTTCgtttcaaaaactttgaaagctttttaaaataatttaagtgccTTCTATTtcaaatcacaataaataaagggtcttccaatagggacttccgaactttgacagtttgTTGAAGTTACATCTGTCGAATATCCTGTTATTTATTCAGTtcgttttgccaaatcaccatggacggatatagcgttcaacatcacgtgcaaatgataaaattgttttatcaaacaaCACATAATTGACATAATCGTCCTACCGAGAGCAGTGTACTTGATAAATTTGAGTCCACAGGTTCAGTAAACAATGAACCAATACATCCCAAAAAATTCATGATGACGGCGTCATCAGCCTATATTTATTTGAGAACGACGTTGACCAGGCCATCATCGTTAAAGTTcaatgattaccaacttctttttgCCTGAATTTGATGACAGGACGGCACTACGAGCTAtacagctcatgccacattggacattctgctcGATCAATTTGAAGGCATGGTCACCTCATTTGTTAGGTGATAAAATTGGACATCGatatcgtgcgatttgaccccgttagactttttctggtggggttttcttaagtaaaagcggggttgtcatagaatccaatcattgtcggaatcggttttgaaaaccaCTGATTATATGCAATTTCTGCTAGttgatttcttattttattaattcaaaCACAGTTTATTAATATTCTTTTGTTCATAtatagtttgttttattttattgtaatatgtatataattatagATATAATAACTGAGCTATGATTAAATAATGTCATTAAAGAAATtgtcttttattattattaaaaaaaaaaattaaataaaattaaaactaaaaattcaaacatGAGACTGAGTTTAAGaatgaatacaaaataaatgtttttaaaataacaaaaaactgaaTACTATGacaagttttaacaaaataaattaacatattCTTGGATTAACATAAAATCGTTTAGTAACAAATCTTATCGTTTAGAGACAGACATTTTTTTTGGGTCAAATACAACAAATTTTACTATTCACTTGCGGTCGCTGCTGCTTAttcgtttaaacaaattgtgcgCAAAATAGCCTCAACAACTGAGTAGGGATCACAGTTAGAGCTGGGACGACGATCTTCAAAGTAACCTTTGCCCTCATCGTTGACGCCGCGAGGTATACGAATGGAACAGCCACGATTGGCTACACCAGCACTAAAATCGTTGATGGAACTGGTCTCGTGATGGCCAGTCAAACGACGAGCATTATCTTGACCCTGTTTGGGATCGTAGGCACGAATGTGACGATCATGATGTTTAGACATTTTGGCGACAGCCTTTTCGATTTCCTTAATGCCACCATCTTCACGCATGGTCTTGGTGGAGATGTTGGTGTGGGCACCAGCACCATTCCAGTCACCAGGCACGGGTTTGGGATCTAAAGTTGCTAcaatctgaaaaattatatttatttttaagtttagttgttttggtttataaaatttaatacaagatATACTTACGCCAAATTCTTCAGCTATGCGATGTAACAAAAATCTAGACATCCATAATTCATCACCTACCGAAATGCCAAGACAGGGTCCCACCTGATATTCCCATTGAGCGGGCATAACCTCAGCATTGGTGCCAGAGATTTTAATGCCAGCATATAAACAAGCTCTATAATGAGCATCGACCACATCTCGGGCATAAAcctaaaattaaacatttgttttcaatatatttaca belongs to Calliphora vicina chromosome 4, idCalVici1.1, whole genome shotgun sequence and includes:
- the Gs2 gene encoding glutamine synthetase 2 cytoplasmic isoform X2, with product MSNRILEDSPNAHINKTILDRYLSLPLKENIVQATYIWIDGTGEDLRCKDRTLDFIPSKPSDLPIWNYDGSSCYQAKGSNSDTYLHPVAIYRDPFRRGNNILVMCDTYKFDGTPTDTNHRKTCLEVANKCLDEEPWFGIEQEYTFLDFDGHPLGWPKNGFPGPQGPYYCGVGANKVYARDVVDAHYRACLYAGIKISGTNAEVMPAQWEYQVGPCLGISVGDELWMSRFLLHRIAEEFGIVATLDPKPVPGDWNGAGAHTNISTKTMREDGGIKEIEKAVAKMSKHHDRHIRAYDPKQGQDNARRLTGHHETSSINDFSAGVANRGCSIRIPRGVNDEGKGYFEDRRPSSNCDPYSVVEAILRTICLNE
- the Gs2 gene encoding glutamine synthetase 2 cytoplasmic isoform X3, whose amino-acid sequence is MCDTYKFDGTPTDTNHRKTCLEVANKCLDEEPWFGIEQEYTFLDFDGHPLGWPKNGFPGPQGPYYCGVGANKVYARDVVDAHYRACLYAGIKISGTNAEVMPAQWEYQVGPCLGISVGDELWMSRFLLHRIAEEFGIVATLDPKPVPGDWNGAGAHTNISTKTMREDGGIKEIEKAVAKMSKHHDRHIRAYDPKQGQDNARRLTGHHETSSINDFSAGVANRGCSIRIPRGVNDEGKGYFEDRRPSSNCDPYSVVEAILRTICLNE
- the Gs2 gene encoding glutamine synthetase 2 cytoplasmic isoform X1 — encoded protein: MLPMSNRILEDSPNAHINKTILDRYLSLPLKENIVQATYIWIDGTGEDLRCKDRTLDFIPSKPSDLPIWNYDGSSCYQAKGSNSDTYLHPVAIYRDPFRRGNNILVMCDTYKFDGTPTDTNHRKTCLEVANKCLDEEPWFGIEQEYTFLDFDGHPLGWPKNGFPGPQGPYYCGVGANKVYARDVVDAHYRACLYAGIKISGTNAEVMPAQWEYQVGPCLGISVGDELWMSRFLLHRIAEEFGIVATLDPKPVPGDWNGAGAHTNISTKTMREDGGIKEIEKAVAKMSKHHDRHIRAYDPKQGQDNARRLTGHHETSSINDFSAGVANRGCSIRIPRGVNDEGKGYFEDRRPSSNCDPYSVVEAILRTICLNE